A DNA window from Brassica napus cultivar Da-Ae chromosome C1, Da-Ae, whole genome shotgun sequence contains the following coding sequences:
- the LOC111202393 gene encoding TPR repeat-containing thioredoxin TTL2-like, translated as MLKHIKHVLEHDTVADKLRRRSLHFENNKSETVNADRGSPITPLRSPPSGLTSAATTTSTSSFNSSSSESVTGRGGHAPVTTKTDSRRSNPSAAKCKPSTSSAVQSATNNPAAAQLSCTSAAQSYKPAASSAAKSLKSAVPPAAAHRRSSSTSAGVKVRSSINIPKTASGNPRACRSSLVSDSALTTVKQPGKSSTTPPQPVKIVPAGNIIPSGKVHITGMTQGVTKSMVLGPGSKSYGYGSVVRGNSYSPTTSVSSSGTLVIASSSTGGSEVDTSWQRVMNSPNPEEAKRLGNEMFKKGCFIDALKFYDRALKLSPTNAKYHSNRAAALSGLGRIGEAVIECEQAIQLDPNLARAHHRLATLLIRLGQVDSAGKHLFCVEEPSDPMVVKVLQQVDRHLNKCAEARRRGLWNVVLTKASAAMESGADMSPQLVMCKVEALLKLQRLDEAQTILASSPNMELLPASFLKIRFFDMISQAYIYFVKSQIELALGRFENAVTFTEKASEIDPRNSEIKALYRNVRLIVRARDRGNELYESERYTEAIAAYTEGLKFDQYNATLLGYRAECFFKVGYWESSIEDCNHALLILPSYTKIRRQRAASYSKLERWDEAVSDYEALRKELSYDREIAESLFHAQVALKRSRGGVVLNMEFGCEVEEISTLEEFKAALTRPGVSVVLFMKVSDRQCKEMSVFMDALCIRYPSLHFLKVDIERCPGVGDAEKVRIVPTFKIYKLGTRMKEIVCPSKEALESSVRHYSL; from the exons ATGTTGAAGCATATCAAACATGTTCTCGAACATGACACTGTCGCCGATAAGCTTCGCCGCAGATCATTgcatttcgaaaataataaatcagaAACTGTTAATGCGGATCGTGGATCACCGATAACTCCGCTTCGGTCCCCGCCGAGTGGACTCACCTCGGCGGCAACCACCACAAGCACCAGTAGTTTCAATTCTAGCTCGTCTGAATCGGTGACGGGCCGTGGTGGACATGCTCCGGTCACAACAAAAACCGATTCCCGCCGGTCAAATCCATCCGCCGCGAAATGTAAGCCTTCCACTTCCTCCGCCGTTCAATCTGCGACTAACAATCCCGCCGCCGCTCAGTTGAGCTGTACATCCGCCGCGCAATCTTATAAGCCCGCCGCTTCCTCCGCCGCTAAATCTTTAAAGTCCGCCGTTCCCCCCGCCGCCGCACATCGGAGGTCGAGCAGTACCTCCGCCGGGGTTAAAGTTCGGTCGAGCATTAACATCCCAAAGACCGCGAGTGGGAATCCGAGAGCATGTCGGAGCTCTTTAGTTTCAGACTCAGCTTTGACTACAGTAAAACAACCGGGTAAAAGCTCCACTACGCCGCCGCAGCCGGTCAAAATCGTTCCCGCCGGGAATATTATCCCGTCCGGGAAGGTTCATATTACAGGGATGACTCAAGGAGTTACCAAAAGCATGGTACTTGGACCAGGTTCCAAATCGTACGGATACGGCAGCGTTGTCCGAGGAAACAGCTATTCTCCGACAACGTCAGTTTCTTCCTCCGGTACACTTGTAATCGCTAGTAGCTCTACCGGTGGCTCCGAGGTAGATACGTCGTGGCAAAGAGTGATGAATAGTCCGAACCCAGAAGAAGCAAAGAGACTTGGAAACGAAATGTTCAAGAAAGGTTGTTTCATTGATGCTTTGAAGTTTTACGACCGAGCATTAAAGCTCTCACCGACCAATGCGAAGTACCATAGCAACCGGGCAGCCGCATTGTCTGGTCTTGGTCGGATTGGTGAAGCTGTGATTGAGTGTGAACAAGCTATTCAATTGGATCCGAATCTTGCAAGGGCTCATCATCGTTTAGCCACGTTGCTTATTAG ATTAGGTCAAGTTGATAGTGCCGGGAAGCACTTGTTCTGTGTGGAGGAACCATCAGATCCCATGGTGGTGAAGGTGCTTCAACAAGTTGATAGACATTTGAACAAATGCGCAGAAGCAAGAAGACGCGGTCTATGGAATGTTGTTTTGACAAAAGCAAGTGCAGCAATGGAGTCTGGAGCTGATATGTCTCCTCag CTAGTTATGTGTAAAGTTGAAGCACTACTGAAACTCCAACGGCTTGATGAGGCTCAAACAATACTAGCATCTTCCCCCAACATGGAACTATTGCCAGCATCTTTCTTAAAGATTCGGTTTTTCGATATGATCTCCCAAGCTTACATATATTTTGTCAAATCTCAGATTGAGTTGGCTCTAGGAAG GTTTGAAAACGCAGTTACATTCACAGAGAAAGCTTCAGAGATCGATCCACGAAACAGTGAGATTAAAGCATTGTATAGAAACGTTAGACTGATAGTTAGGGCGCGTGACCGGGGTAACGAACTTTATGAATCAGAAAGATACACTGAAGCAATCGCAGCTTATACAGAAGGCCTCAAGTTtgatcaatacaatgctactctACTAGGTTATAGAGCAGAGTGTTTCTTTAAAGTTGGGTATTGGGAGAGCTCTATAGAAGACTGTAACCACGCATTGCTCATTTTACCTAGTTACACAAAGATTCGTCGTCAAAGGGCTGCATCATACAGCAAG CTGGAGAGATGGGATGAAGCAGTGAGCGACTATGAAGCCTTAAGAAAGGAACTATCTTACGACAGAGAAATAGCTGAATCTTTGTTTCACGCCCAAGTTGCATTGAAGAGATCCCGCGGTGGAGTGGTTCTAAACATGGAGTTTGGATGTGAAGTTGAGGAGATATCTACCCTCGAAGAGTTCAAAGCTGCATTAACCCGTCCTG GAGTTTCCGTTGTACTTTTTATGAAAGTCTCTGACCGACAATGCAAAGAGATGTCTGTTTTCATGGACGCACTATGTATTCGTTACCCATCTCTACATTTCCTCAAG GTGGACATTGAGAGATGTCCTGGAGTAGGTGATGCAGAGAAAGTGAGAATTGTACCAACATTCAAGATTTACAAACTTGGGACTCGGATGAAGGAGATTGTGTGCCCAAGCAAGGAAGCACTGGAGAGTTCAGTGAGGCACTATAGCCTTTAG